In Pseudoalteromonas sp. MM1, a single window of DNA contains:
- a CDS encoding S41 family peptidase: MKKLTTLALALAAVIAPSVSAYETKDTRLLRFPDIHNQNVTFVYSGDIYIANTQTGESKRLTDHIGFETFPKFSPDGKRIAFSAEYNGSRQVYVINSDGSGLKQLTYYNDVGPMPPRGGFDYRVLDWTADGKNVVFRANRTPWGKRMGRPYMVPADGGLEQPLAIPETGGGMLSPDGSKYVYTPIDREFRTWKRTRGGRAQDIWIYDLENNTSEQLTTNRATDQQPTWVGDNIYFVSDRDYTLNLYQYRKGNEPKKLTNFKDFDVLWPSAGPNAVVYENGGYLYRFDAKTQKSTKLSINIAGVRQYAMPYSKNVSDFIDSMSISHDGKRAVFTARGELFSVPVKQGPTRNLSYTGKSREIDASWSPNGRYIAYMSDESGEYEIYLKDRSKNNAIKQLTSNGTIWRFTPIWSPDSTKLLFADKNHTLWWLDAKSGKQHKIDTGIYDEDGITQYTWSPNSQDIVYVKNNKNRYASLWHYNLKKKKVTRLTDEMSNEQNPTFSPDGQYLYFSSERDFNLAFSSYEFDYMFNRATRIYAAAVNDSVKPLIALQSDETTIVKDKKDEKEDDKKVKNALQSSNFMQRVTALNAPAGDYRGLTAVKDGVLTLANGGLQLIGTEHNSELETVAKGVSHYTISSNSEHLLVHTSGGYSLIEPKPKQDLNANKLDLSKMTLKINPQAEWQQMYVEGWRTLRDWFYDENHHGQDWDAILAKYQPMADAISHRSDLDYILSEIAGEINSGHIYVQSGDMPKAERKNHGLLGAKLASDPSGYVKIEQIFKGENWHDDFRSPLGTTGVKAHNGDYIIAVNGRSVKDVANFYELLENTQGEQVELVLNNKPRSKGAWQVTVKPVASEQGLRYLDWVNSRAAYVNKLSNGRIGYVHLPNTAYEGNRAMFKNYMPQTTKDAMIIDDRYNGGGYIPEHMITWLARKPLNYWKRRGTEPTKTPQFAHDGPKAMLINGYSSSGGDAIPYYFRQAGLGKLIGTRTWGGLIGISGNPSLVDGGQVIAATFRILDNNGNWIIENEGVAPDIKVVDRPELIYKGQDPSIERAVQELLKELKANPKQPLVVPPAPSKF, translated from the coding sequence ATGAAAAAATTAACAACATTGGCGCTTGCCTTGGCTGCAGTTATTGCACCGAGTGTATCGGCCTATGAAACTAAAGACACACGCTTACTTCGCTTTCCTGATATTCATAACCAAAACGTGACCTTTGTTTACAGCGGCGATATTTATATTGCCAATACACAAACCGGCGAAAGCAAACGTTTAACCGACCACATTGGTTTTGAAACATTTCCTAAATTTTCTCCTGATGGTAAGCGCATTGCGTTTTCGGCTGAGTATAACGGCAGCCGCCAAGTTTATGTGATCAACAGCGATGGCTCAGGCCTTAAGCAGCTAACCTACTACAACGATGTTGGCCCAATGCCGCCGCGTGGTGGTTTTGATTACCGCGTTTTAGATTGGACCGCCGATGGCAAAAATGTAGTGTTTAGAGCTAACCGCACACCATGGGGTAAACGTATGGGCCGCCCTTATATGGTCCCTGCCGACGGTGGCCTTGAGCAACCTTTAGCTATTCCAGAAACTGGCGGCGGTATGCTATCGCCAGATGGCAGTAAGTATGTTTATACGCCCATTGACCGTGAGTTTCGTACCTGGAAACGCACCCGCGGTGGCCGTGCGCAAGACATATGGATTTACGATTTAGAAAATAACACCTCAGAGCAGCTTACTACTAACCGTGCAACCGACCAGCAACCTACCTGGGTTGGCGACAACATTTATTTTGTATCTGACCGTGATTACACACTAAACCTTTACCAATACCGCAAAGGCAATGAGCCTAAAAAGCTTACCAACTTTAAAGACTTTGACGTACTTTGGCCTTCAGCAGGCCCTAATGCGGTAGTTTACGAAAACGGCGGTTACTTATATCGTTTTGACGCAAAAACACAAAAAAGCACTAAGCTGAGCATTAACATTGCTGGAGTGCGCCAATACGCTATGCCGTACAGCAAAAATGTAAGTGACTTTATTGATTCTATGTCGATTTCTCACGATGGCAAACGTGCTGTATTTACAGCTCGTGGCGAGCTATTTAGTGTACCCGTTAAACAAGGGCCTACGCGTAACTTATCGTACACAGGTAAGAGCCGTGAAATAGACGCAAGCTGGTCGCCAAATGGACGTTACATTGCTTACATGAGCGATGAAAGCGGCGAGTACGAAATTTACTTAAAAGATCGCAGTAAAAATAATGCCATTAAACAACTCACTAGTAATGGCACTATTTGGCGCTTTACGCCTATTTGGTCACCCGATAGCACTAAGTTATTGTTTGCAGATAAAAACCACACACTGTGGTGGTTAGATGCAAAATCGGGCAAGCAACACAAAATTGATACCGGCATTTACGACGAAGACGGCATTACTCAATATACGTGGTCGCCTAATAGCCAAGACATTGTGTATGTTAAAAATAACAAAAACCGTTATGCCTCACTGTGGCACTACAACCTTAAAAAGAAAAAGGTAACGCGCCTAACAGACGAAATGAGTAACGAGCAAAACCCAACCTTTTCGCCAGATGGCCAATACCTTTACTTTAGCTCTGAGCGCGACTTTAACCTTGCCTTTAGCAGCTACGAGTTTGACTACATGTTTAACCGTGCCACCCGCATTTATGCGGCTGCAGTAAACGACAGCGTTAAACCGCTTATTGCCTTACAAAGTGACGAAACCACGATTGTAAAAGATAAAAAAGACGAAAAAGAAGACGACAAAAAAGTTAAAAACGCACTGCAAAGCAGCAACTTTATGCAGCGTGTTACCGCGCTCAATGCACCAGCGGGCGATTACCGTGGTTTAACCGCAGTAAAAGACGGCGTACTGACACTTGCCAATGGCGGTTTACAACTTATTGGCACCGAGCACAATAGCGAGCTTGAAACCGTTGCTAAAGGTGTTAGCCATTACACTATTTCGAGCAACAGCGAGCATCTGCTTGTACATACAAGTGGCGGTTACAGCTTAATTGAGCCGAAACCAAAGCAAGACCTAAACGCCAATAAGCTAGATTTAAGCAAAATGACGCTTAAAATTAACCCGCAAGCGGAGTGGCAACAAATGTACGTAGAAGGCTGGCGCACACTGCGTGACTGGTTCTACGACGAAAACCACCACGGCCAAGATTGGGATGCTATTTTAGCTAAATACCAACCTATGGCTGATGCCATTAGCCATCGTAGCGACCTTGATTACATACTGAGTGAAATTGCCGGCGAAATTAACTCAGGCCACATTTACGTGCAATCGGGTGATATGCCAAAAGCCGAGCGTAAAAACCACGGTTTATTAGGCGCTAAGCTTGCAAGCGATCCATCGGGTTACGTAAAAATAGAGCAAATCTTCAAAGGTGAAAACTGGCATGACGATTTCCGCTCACCACTGGGGACTACAGGCGTAAAAGCACATAACGGCGATTACATAATTGCGGTAAATGGCCGCTCGGTTAAAGACGTGGCTAACTTTTACGAACTCCTTGAAAACACTCAAGGCGAGCAGGTAGAGCTGGTGCTAAACAACAAACCCCGTAGCAAAGGCGCGTGGCAAGTAACTGTAAAACCGGTCGCCAGTGAGCAAGGCCTGCGTTATTTAGACTGGGTTAACTCGCGTGCAGCCTACGTTAATAAGCTATCAAATGGGCGTATTGGCTACGTACACCTGCCAAATACCGCGTATGAAGGTAACCGCGCCATGTTCAAAAACTACATGCCGCAAACCACCAAAGACGCCATGATTATTGATGACCGTTACAATGGCGGTGGCTATATTCCTGAACACATGATCACCTGGCTTGCACGTAAACCACTTAACTATTGGAAACGCCGAGGCACTGAGCCGACTAAAACGCCACAGTTTGCACACGACGGCCCTAAAGCCATGCTAATAAACGGCTATTCAAGCTCAGGCGGTGACGCAATTCCTTATTACTTCCGCCAAGCGGGTTTAGGTAAGCTAATTGGTACGCGTACCTGGGGTGGCTTAATTGGTATTTCTGGTAACCCAAGCCTGGTAGATGGCGGGCAAGTCATTGCTGCTACATTCCGTATTTTAGACAACAATGGCAACTGGATTATAGAAAACGAGGGCGTTGCACCTGATATTAAAGTGGTTGACCGCCCAGAGCTTATTTATAAAGGCCAAGATCCATCAATAGAACGTGCTGTACAAGAGTTATTAAAGGAGCTTAAAGCAAACCCTAAGCAACCTTTAGTGGTGCCACCAGCTCCGTCTAAGTTTTAA
- a CDS encoding DEAD/DEAH box helicase, which translates to MTSATSPSTFNDLGLIPELQARLTDLEYNQPTPIQAKAIPSVLAGSDLIAGANTGSGKTATFALPMLQKLFVEQGAKKTASKGNFVTGLILVPTRELATQVADSVKSYSANFNGAIKTVAVFGGVSVNTQMQALRGGADIIVATPGRLLDLISSNAIKLDKVATLVLDEADRMLSLGFTEELAELLALMPAKKQTMLFSATFPEQVTQLTQELLTNPVEIQVQSKDESTLVQRVFTVNKGEKTTVLAHLIKAHKWRQALIFVNAKKDCEHLAGKLEKRGINAQVFHGDKGQSERTRVIEKFKAGEIEVLIATDIAARGLDIAKLPVVINFNLPRSPADYMHRIGRSGRAGEVGLALSLIDYEDFHHFKIIEKKNKLRLEREEVTGFAVNQANRDAAQALKNEKPMAKPEGTGKKKKKKANQEDDVWSGWRKR; encoded by the coding sequence ATGACCTCAGCAACAAGCCCTAGTACCTTTAACGATCTTGGCCTTATTCCAGAGCTACAAGCTCGTTTAACCGATTTGGAATATAACCAACCTACGCCAATTCAAGCTAAGGCGATTCCAAGTGTACTTGCTGGTAGCGATTTAATTGCGGGGGCTAATACTGGCTCAGGTAAAACAGCAACGTTTGCTTTGCCTATGCTACAAAAGTTATTTGTAGAGCAAGGCGCTAAAAAAACAGCGAGCAAAGGTAACTTTGTAACGGGGCTTATTTTGGTACCTACCCGTGAGCTTGCAACGCAGGTGGCCGATAGCGTTAAATCGTATTCTGCTAATTTTAATGGCGCAATTAAAACGGTTGCGGTGTTTGGTGGTGTGTCGGTTAATACACAAATGCAGGCACTGCGCGGCGGCGCCGATATTATTGTTGCAACGCCAGGGCGTTTGCTCGATTTAATCTCAAGCAATGCGATTAAGCTCGATAAAGTAGCAACCCTAGTGCTTGATGAAGCCGACCGCATGCTAAGCCTTGGCTTTACCGAAGAGCTTGCCGAGCTATTAGCGCTTATGCCTGCTAAAAAACAAACTATGTTGTTTTCAGCAACCTTCCCAGAGCAAGTTACACAATTAACGCAAGAGCTGTTAACCAACCCAGTTGAAATACAAGTTCAAAGTAAAGACGAAAGCACCTTAGTACAGCGTGTATTTACGGTTAATAAAGGCGAAAAAACCACGGTTTTAGCGCATTTAATAAAAGCACATAAATGGCGCCAAGCACTTATTTTTGTAAACGCTAAAAAAGACTGTGAGCACTTAGCGGGTAAGCTTGAAAAGCGTGGTATTAACGCACAAGTTTTCCACGGTGATAAAGGCCAAAGTGAGCGTACTCGCGTAATAGAAAAATTTAAAGCGGGCGAAATAGAAGTACTTATTGCCACCGATATTGCAGCCCGTGGTTTAGATATTGCCAAACTGCCTGTTGTTATTAACTTTAACTTACCGCGCAGCCCCGCTGATTACATGCACCGTATTGGCCGAAGCGGCCGTGCCGGTGAAGTGGGTTTAGCGTTATCGTTAATTGATTATGAAGACTTTCATCACTTTAAAATAATCGAGAAGAAAAACAAACTACGTTTAGAGCGTGAGGAAGTAACCGGTTTTGCGGTAAACCAAGCAAACCGTGATGCAGCACAAGCGCTTAAAAACGAAAAGCCAATGGCAAAGCCTGAAGGCACAGGTAAGAAAAAGAAGAAAAAAGCCAACCAAGAAGATGATGTATGGAGCGGCTGGAGAAAAAGATAA
- a CDS encoding alpha/beta hydrolase-fold protein: protein MRLLTAVFICSLFIFYSSGTLAEPDLKQQTISYTQQTHTIKSAVLNEERTVVVKLPKSYQANPNKVYPVIYRLDGAGNIPLISAVMERLQNDNRAPEVIIVAIESTNRLRDLYPTVNKEPQGPVGEGGGAAKFLAFIEQELMPLINKNYRTHHFNVIAGGSAAGVFALYTMQANPELFQAHIAYSPAVWWNYGAPVKATKSFINKSKDLNNYVYINIGEEAGLMRERYNELQQALQSNNLPNLRFYNDAFENVSHNLTSAAGAFNAYHNLFLPKQMPMSALSDDIESINVYYQTLSQQWGEQITPPESAVRQLGYNLVNRQQYERAVAVFKHNVKHHPQSVDALWGLGYSYEVQGNIKQALIEIEAALNVVDTTYPYLDALKETKSRLQTQLNKTQ from the coding sequence ATGCGTTTATTAACCGCTGTTTTTATATGTAGTTTATTTATATTTTATTCTAGCGGCACACTTGCAGAGCCTGATTTAAAACAGCAAACCATTAGTTATACGCAACAAACACATACTATTAAATCAGCCGTTTTAAATGAAGAACGCACAGTTGTAGTCAAGCTTCCAAAGAGCTATCAAGCTAATCCAAACAAAGTTTATCCGGTCATTTATCGCCTTGATGGCGCGGGTAACATACCGCTTATAAGTGCAGTGATGGAGCGTTTACAAAATGATAATCGTGCGCCAGAGGTTATTATTGTCGCTATTGAAAGTACCAATCGCTTAAGAGATTTATACCCCACAGTTAATAAAGAACCACAAGGCCCTGTTGGTGAAGGGGGTGGTGCAGCAAAATTTTTAGCATTTATTGAGCAAGAACTTATGCCCTTGATTAATAAAAACTATCGCACGCATCACTTCAATGTAATTGCTGGGGGCTCAGCAGCAGGCGTGTTTGCACTTTATACTATGCAAGCTAACCCTGAGCTTTTTCAAGCACACATTGCTTACAGCCCTGCCGTTTGGTGGAACTATGGCGCACCGGTAAAAGCGACTAAGTCGTTTATCAATAAATCAAAAGATCTGAATAACTATGTTTATATAAATATTGGCGAAGAAGCTGGCTTAATGCGTGAGCGATACAATGAGCTGCAGCAAGCTTTGCAATCTAATAACTTGCCAAATTTACGTTTTTACAATGATGCATTTGAAAATGTATCGCATAACTTAACATCGGCTGCAGGGGCTTTTAATGCCTACCATAATTTGTTTTTACCTAAACAAATGCCCATGAGTGCTTTAAGCGATGATATAGAATCTATTAATGTTTATTATCAAACATTATCTCAGCAATGGGGGGAGCAAATAACCCCCCCAGAGAGTGCGGTTAGGCAACTTGGTTACAACCTAGTAAATAGGCAGCAATATGAGCGTGCTGTGGCAGTATTTAAGCATAATGTTAAGCATCACCCACAATCTGTTGATGCACTATGGGGGTTAGGTTATAGCTATGAGGTACAAGGTAATATAAAACAGGCTCTTATTGAAATAGAAGCGGCTTTAAATGTTGTAGATACCACATACCCCTATTTAGATGCCTTAAAAGAGACTAAAAGTAGATTACAAACACAGTTAAATAAAACGCAGTAA
- the glmS gene encoding glutamine--fructose-6-phosphate transaminase (isomerizing), translating to MCGIVGAVAERPVNKILVEGLKRLEYRGYDSAGVALLEGSTLNTVKAVGKVVNVEAALEKAGVSGHTGIAHTRWATHGSVTEENAHPHVSNNQLALVHNGIIENHASLRASLKEEGYEFLSETDTEVMVHLIHKLRKQHTTLLASVQAAVKQFEGAFGTVVFDKANDNEIIVARSGSPLVIGLGLGENFIASDQLALLPVTRSFIFLEEGDVARITRDTVEIFDENGNAVEREVIESNITQDASGKGDYRHYMLKEIYEQPLAVRNTLEGRLNDDRVAIDAFGDSAQQIFKDVKHVQIIACGTSYHSGMVARYWLEQFAGVSCNVEIASEFRYRQSYVHENSLLVTISQSGETADTLAALRLAKEQGYMASMTICNVPGSSLVRESDLAFMTKAGAEIGVASTKAFTTQLVGLLMLTASIAQEKQLDQSAIVNAIKVLPAKLEETLLLADGIADLAEEFADKHHSLFLGRGSQYPIAMEGALKLKEISYIHAEAYAAGELKHGPLALIDADMPIIVVAPNNELLEKLKSNVEEVRARGGIIYVFADKDSHFESDDTMRVINVNHTDDIIAPIVYTLPLQLLSYYVAVIKGTDVDQPRNLAKSVTVE from the coding sequence ATGTGTGGAATAGTTGGGGCAGTTGCAGAACGTCCAGTAAATAAAATTTTAGTTGAAGGGCTTAAACGTCTTGAGTACCGTGGCTACGACTCTGCCGGTGTAGCACTTTTAGAAGGCTCTACGCTAAATACTGTAAAAGCAGTAGGTAAAGTAGTAAACGTAGAAGCTGCACTAGAAAAAGCCGGCGTTAGCGGCCATACAGGTATTGCACACACTCGCTGGGCAACACACGGTAGCGTTACTGAAGAAAACGCTCATCCGCATGTATCAAACAATCAGCTAGCACTTGTACATAACGGTATTATTGAAAACCACGCAAGTCTACGCGCATCGCTTAAAGAAGAAGGTTACGAGTTCCTATCTGAAACCGATACCGAAGTAATGGTGCACTTAATTCATAAGCTTCGTAAGCAACACACTACGTTACTTGCATCTGTTCAAGCAGCGGTTAAGCAATTTGAAGGTGCATTTGGTACCGTTGTATTTGATAAAGCAAACGATAATGAAATCATTGTAGCGCGCTCAGGTAGCCCACTTGTTATAGGTTTAGGCCTTGGCGAAAACTTTATTGCTTCTGATCAGTTAGCACTATTGCCAGTTACTCGCAGCTTTATATTTTTAGAAGAAGGCGACGTAGCGCGTATTACCCGCGACACAGTAGAAATTTTTGATGAAAATGGCAACGCGGTTGAGCGTGAAGTTATTGAATCAAACATCACGCAAGATGCTTCAGGCAAAGGTGACTACCGCCACTACATGCTAAAAGAAATTTACGAGCAACCACTTGCGGTACGTAATACCCTTGAGGGACGTTTAAACGACGACCGCGTAGCAATTGATGCCTTTGGTGACAGCGCTCAACAAATATTTAAAGACGTAAAACACGTACAAATTATTGCCTGTGGTACGTCATACCACTCAGGTATGGTTGCCCGTTATTGGCTTGAGCAATTTGCAGGCGTTAGTTGTAATGTTGAGATTGCCTCTGAGTTTCGTTACCGCCAATCGTATGTACACGAAAACAGCCTACTTGTGACTATTTCACAATCGGGTGAAACAGCCGATACGCTAGCTGCATTACGCTTAGCTAAAGAACAAGGTTACATGGCCTCAATGACCATTTGTAATGTACCAGGCTCATCGCTTGTACGCGAATCTGACCTTGCCTTTATGACTAAAGCCGGCGCTGAAATTGGCGTTGCTTCTACTAAAGCATTTACCACACAATTAGTTGGTTTGTTAATGCTTACTGCGTCTATAGCGCAAGAAAAACAGCTTGATCAAAGTGCTATTGTAAATGCTATAAAAGTACTACCCGCTAAGCTTGAAGAAACATTACTACTAGCTGATGGCATTGCAGACCTTGCAGAAGAATTTGCCGATAAACACCACTCACTGTTTTTAGGCCGTGGTTCGCAATACCCAATTGCAATGGAAGGTGCGCTTAAACTTAAAGAAATTTCGTACATTCACGCAGAAGCTTACGCAGCGGGCGAGCTAAAACATGGGCCACTTGCACTTATTGATGCCGACATGCCAATTATTGTTGTAGCACCAAACAATGAGCTATTAGAAAAGCTTAAATCAAACGTAGAAGAAGTACGCGCACGTGGCGGCATTATTTACGTATTCGCAGATAAAGATTCACACTTTGAGTCAGACGACACAATGCGTGTAATCAACGTAAACCACACTGACGACATTATTGCGCCAATTGTTTACACATTGCCATTACAGTTACTGTCGTACTACGTAGCAGTAATTAAAGGTACTGACGTTGACCAACCACGTAACTTAGCTAAATCGGTTACGGTTGAGTAA
- a CDS encoding DeoR/GlpR family DNA-binding transcription regulator, with protein MTKRNTQQRRYLILTQVNELGEVAVEKLAEQFQTSEVTIRKDLTALEKSGLLLRRYGGAIALPKEIVSDEIDSKRKVAIAKAAAALIKDHNRIIIDSGRTTAAMIPELASKRGLVVMTNAIKVASRLLSLENEPTLLMTGGTWDPHSESFQGQVAENVLCSYDFDQLFIGADGIDVKRGTTTFNELVGLSQVMAKAAREVIVMVESDKIGRKIPNLELPWKIVTTLITDTGLADDKRKAIEACGVKLICAEIID; from the coding sequence ATGACTAAACGAAACACACAGCAGCGTCGTTATTTAATACTTACTCAGGTAAATGAGCTAGGTGAAGTGGCTGTAGAAAAGCTTGCTGAGCAGTTTCAAACATCTGAAGTAACCATTCGTAAAGATTTAACCGCGCTTGAAAAAAGTGGCCTGTTACTGCGCCGTTACGGCGGTGCTATTGCACTGCCTAAAGAAATTGTAAGTGACGAAATAGACTCTAAGCGAAAAGTAGCAATAGCTAAGGCTGCAGCTGCTCTTATAAAAGATCATAACCGCATTATTATTGATAGCGGGCGTACTACGGCGGCCATGATCCCAGAACTTGCAAGTAAACGCGGGTTAGTTGTAATGACTAATGCGATTAAAGTGGCGAGCCGTTTACTTTCACTTGAAAACGAGCCAACACTTTTAATGACCGGCGGTACGTGGGATCCACATTCTGAGTCGTTTCAGGGGCAAGTTGCCGAAAACGTATTATGCTCTTATGACTTTGATCAGCTATTTATTGGTGCTGACGGCATAGACGTAAAACGCGGTACTACTACCTTTAATGAGTTAGTCGGCTTAAGCCAAGTAATGGCAAAAGCAGCCCGCGAAGTAATCGTTATGGTTGAATCAGATAAGATTGGCCGAAAAATACCAAATTTAGAATTACCGTGGAAAATAGTAACCACTTTAATAACCGATACTGGCTTAGCAGATGATAAACGCAAAGCGATTGAGGCGTGTGGTGTAAAACTAATTTGTGCAGAGATTATTGATTAG
- a CDS encoding sugar O-acetyltransferase — MQPFNSLNKELLALRKQTGEICRLFNKSPSKGNLKRIKELFAQCGEGVIIESGFHCDYGNQITIGDRSFININCTVLDAPISEASITIGDDCLVGPNVQLLAVSHAVNPTQRLNKENFASPITIGNNVWIGAGVIVLAGVTIGDNAVVGAGSVVTKNVEANTVVAGNPAREIRTL; from the coding sequence ATGCAGCCATTTAATAGCTTAAACAAAGAGCTTTTAGCCCTACGTAAACAAACAGGAGAGATATGCCGACTCTTTAATAAAAGCCCGAGTAAAGGTAATTTAAAGCGTATTAAAGAACTATTCGCCCAATGCGGTGAAGGGGTAATTATAGAATCAGGTTTTCATTGCGATTATGGTAATCAAATAACGATTGGTGATCGTAGCTTCATAAATATTAATTGTACTGTATTAGATGCCCCAATTAGTGAAGCTTCAATAACAATTGGTGATGACTGTTTAGTTGGGCCAAACGTTCAGTTGTTAGCGGTATCCCATGCTGTTAACCCTACACAGCGGCTCAATAAAGAAAATTTTGCATCACCCATCACAATAGGTAATAACGTGTGGATTGGCGCGGGAGTTATTGTGTTAGCGGGTGTTACCATTGGCGATAACGCAGTAGTTGGCGCGGGTTCTGTCGTTACCAAAAATGTAGAGGCAAATACAGTTGTTGCGGGTAATCCCGCCCGAGAAATAAGAACACTATAA